The following is a genomic window from Leptospira bandrabouensis.
CTTCATGATCTTGTTCAAGGCGAAGTCCGCTTTAGCAATCGCTTCATCTGCTTTTCCAGGTGTAGAGAGTGCAATTTTATTTGCCCCTTCTGACATCTTTAGAGCTTTCGAAGTCATAGTTCCAATGTAGAAACGCTCTCTTTGCTTTGCGTTTGCTCCCATGTGAAACCACATCGATGCCTTCGTTGACTTTCGAGCGAAGTCTCCTTCAAACAGTTTCATTTTATTGAACTCTGCTTGGGAAGCAATTCGATCGATCTCATCCACCAGCGCAGATACTTCTACCTGCACGAGCTGCCTGTCCTCCGGTGTGTAGATTCCGTTCGAAGTCTGGATCGCTAGGGTGCGGATTCGTTGGATGATTTCAGCCGACTGGTCAAGGTAACCCTCTGCAGTCTGGATGAAACTCAGTCCATCTTCCGTATTCCTTTCGGCCTGACGTAAACCACGAATTTGTGTTCGTAGTTTTTCCGAAACAGCAAGACCAGAAGCATCATCACCGGCAAGGTTAATCCTTTGCCCAGTGGAGAGGTTCCTCATGGTCTTATCTACATCCCATTGTGTAAACTTGAGAGCACGATGTGATTGGATCGCACTCATGTTGTGATTGATAATCATTGGCCTACACTCCTTTGTGTATTACCAAGAACGATATATATTGCGTTCTTAGCCGGACAATCCCTGTCCGGTGTCAAGGATGAGCTTTCATTTTGCCACCTGGCAGGGGAAAGCCGGCTGATTATCTAATTACAACTCGTCAGTTACACTAACCACTCACTCCGTTAACTAATGTTAACGTAGAAGTGAAAGAACTCCTTGTGGACGAACATTCGCCTGAGCTAACATAGCAGTTCCAGATTGAACTAAAATCTGGTTCTTTGTGAAAGCCACAGTTTCTTCTGCCATATCCGCATCACGGATCCTAGACTCGGAGGCTTGGGTATTCTCATAAGCGTTCATGAGCCCTTTTGCAGCATGCTCAAGACGATTAAAGTAAGCACCTAAGTTTGCTCTTTGTTTGCTAATGCGAGTTAACGCAGCATCCAAAGTTCCGATCGCATCGTTTGACTTGTCAGCTGTGGACAAAGACAAGAGATCTCCACTTTGACCTTTAAGATTAAGTGCACGTGCAGTCATTGTTGCAATGAACACTCTTTCTCTTTGGTGTTGGTTGGGTCCGATATGAAACCACATAGAGGTTGCTCTAGATCCACGAGCAAAATCACCTTGAAGCAAATTCATTTTATTGAATTCAGCTTGAGAAGCTATTCTGTCTACTTCGTCAATAAGTTGTGAAACTTCGACTTGGATCATTTGTCTGTCTTCGTCAGTATAAATACCGTTAGACGACTGAATTGCAAGAGTTCGAATTCTTTGAATGATATCATTCGATTCTTGCAAATAACCTTCCGTTGTTTGGATAAGGCTCATACCGTCTTCGGTATTTCTCTCTGCTTGTCTAAGACCATTCACTTGCGTTCTCATTTTTTCCGAAACGGCTAGGCCTGATGCATCATCACCTGCTCGGTTGATTCGCATACCAGAGGATAGTTTCTCCATATTTTTGGAGACTTCCTCGTTTTGGAACTTGAGGACGCGATGTGAGTTGATCGCGGCTAAATTGTGGTTTATGATCATTGGTTTCCTCCTTGAAACTTGATCTGGCAAAAGAGAGAATCCCTTCTCTCTTTGGTTTTTTTGTGTCTGGCTTTCAGGCCCCTATGGTGCCTAAAATCTCTATTTGTTCCCTTTGTATGTCGGTGATCGGACAGGAGAAATTAATTCGAAGATTTGGAGGTGTTTTTGCGTTTTATTGGATTATTTTGGCGATTTTTATGAGTTTTTGGTGACTTTAGCGTTTTATTTTTTTTAAAAAAAAGTTCTAATTTCCCCCATACGATGATCGGCAATTCCCCATTTTCCATAAGCAAATTTTGAAAAAGGGGGAAATCTATAGGAATATCCCTGATTTACGAGTTAATAGAGGGGCCTCTTTCCGGAAAGAAAAGGCCCTATTGAGTCTATTAAGGTCGGCTCACTTGCGAAGACAAGGATTCCCAGTGGTAAACAGGACTTGCTTCTCCAGAAAAATGGTGTTCGATTGATTTTATGTTTTTAAAGTTTTCAAAGAGGCTTGCATTTAACGCACGTATGGTGGATTCCATTGCTAGAATTTTACGTTTGTTAGTGACTTCTTCTGGTTCTTTGGGACCAGTTTCCGTACCACCTGAATAATAGGTGATAGTGTCCACTGGTGCGTTCGGATTTTCCTCTTCTGAATCGCTAGTTTCCTCAGATTTTGTGCGAGGGAGTCTATATTTCTCCATTACGTCTTGTAGAATTTGTACATTCCAATCAATCACAAGTTTCGAATCTTTTTCCAAAAACCAGGACTGCTTTAGAGCATATCGAATGTCCAAAAGTTTTTTAGGAGAAAAAAGTTTTCCATCTTTTGCCAAAGCTTCCACTGAATCAAAGTAAGGTGGTGAACCCACTTCACCTACGATTTGATAGATAAAATCCCCTGTTTCTTCCTGTTTTAAAACTTTTCTGTGGATGGGGATTTGTTCCCCTTCTCCATTGGATATGTAAATCACAATAGGTTCTCTATGGTCAAGGGAGGGATAAGAATAGAGTTGGAAAGGAACAAGTAACCTGAATGGATTTTGTTCTGCTAAAATAAAAAAACTAAAAAAGATCAGAAGAGAAAACCAAGAGGCAAACAAAAAAATAAAATCTCGAGTGAGTTTCGTTTCCCCCGTTCCGATTTTGTAAAATCGAATGACGAGTATTTTTACCGTTTGGCTTAGCGAAAGTAGATAATCCTTAATCTTTTGAAGATGCGTATTCATGAATTCCTTTGATGACACTGCGTGCAATTTTCTTTTGGTAGGTTTTATCCCGTAATTTCCTACTCTCTTCAGGGTTTGTCAGATACCCCATTTCCACAAGTACCGCAGGCATAAGGCTTCCTCGCAAGACGGAAAAATCTGCCTTTTTCACACCTCGGGACGGAATCTCTGGGCTTAAGGCCCTTTCATATTGTTCTGCAACGGCAGTTGCCAATTTCTTTGACCGCCTTTGGGTGACACTAGACAACATCTGGGATTGGATCTGGGAGACAACTGGGTTCTTATGTTTACCCACATACCGATTTTCCAATAGGGCCGTTTCACGGGCCGCTTCGGTACTTGGACTTTGGGAAAGATAATAGACTTCAAATCCAGCTGCCTTATCCGAAAGGGAGGCATTACAATGGAAACTGATAAAAACCACATCCCTTGTATCTTGCAAAACTTGATTGGCAAGCTTCGAACGATCTTCGAGCTCCACAAAACTATCATTTTTACGAACCATCTGCACCCGAATTTCTGGGTAATATTTTCGTAAGTACAAATAAGTGTAACGGGCTACACCAAGGCTTACATCCTTTTCAAAGTATCCTGTAGGATCCGAAGTGCCCGGGTCTTTTCCTCCGTGTCCTGCATCAATCACAATGGCTTTTACATTTAGGTTTCGTTTGGGGACTGGTTCTTTGGGGATAAGAACCCAAAGTTCCGTTTCTTTGAATTGGTAACGAACATCATAGGAGATTAAGTTCAGTAAAACGGCTTCCACTAGATCCAAAGGAAGAAACACATCGTCTTCTTTTTTCAAAATGGCTTTCGGGATTTTGTAAATTTTTCCATCCAGAGTATAAAAACTGGACCCTAGTCGAAATTGTAAATTGCCTTGGGGAGTGTAAATCGAACCAACTCTTGTGAATTTTTTTAGTTTGGTGGAGAGTTCTGGCAGAATCGATTTTAAATCTGAAAATGCCACGTAGTTTCCTTTCCCATAGAGCGGAAGTTTGGCGACCTCAGCTCCTAGGAAACTCGGGAAAATACAAAAACAAAAGAGAACTAATCTTTTTTGAAGATAGAAAGAATTCGCTGCCAAATCGATTGTTTCTGTTTTTTAGATTTTTTCACTTCGTTGATATCGAAGAGATTTCTTCTTGGATCATTCTTTTGGTAAGATTTCCCTGACTGGTTTTTCTTATGTTGGCCTTTGCCTTTTCCATCCTTAGGATGATGGCCATGTTTGAATTCATGGTGGGTCATTTTGGCCGGGTGTTTATGATCACCTTCTCCCTCATGTTGGTGCGGGTGTGACATCTTTGCTGGCGGGTGGTGTTTTTCCCCTTTTCCTTTCCCACGTCCACGGTCTCCCGAACGGTTCCCGTTTCTGTCACCTGACCTGTGTTCTCCGCCTCTCTGCTCTCCCCCATGTCTTGGTTTTCCACCACGACCGCCGCGTTCTCCCCTTTCCCGGTCTTGGTATTTTTTTTCACCAGGAATGGATTCATCGGCAAATACAGGAGTGAACTCTCCCTTCGGAAATTCCAAATACTCTTCCCGGATTTCTCCCATGGGAATTTTGGAATTTAGGTAACGTTCAATTCGTTCGAGTTCGGTATAATCTGTTTCAGAACAAAATCCAATCGACATTCCCTTTCTTCCCGCACGGGCAGTACGTCCAATACGATGCACATAGTTTTCTGCATCTTGTGGTAGATCATAATTATAAACCACATCGATATTTTCGATATCGATCCCGCGAGAAGCAACATCAGTGGCAATCAGGTATTTGTATTTTCCCGCTTTGAAATCACGTAACAAACGAATCCGTTTTTTTTGGTCGAGTTCCGAAGAAAGTCCTGTTGCCGTAATTCCAAACTTTCTAAGTACAGAAACAATCTTTGGGATGTTCATTTTGTAGTTAGTAAAAATGATGCCCAGGCCTTCGATCTCATTATGCAAAAGTGAATTCACAAGGTAAGGGAGTTTTTCTTCCCTTCCTAAATGGAGTAAGTTTTGGTCGATTCTTTCGGTGATGACTTTTTCTGGATTGATATGGACTTCAATTGGATCGTTCAAATACTTACTCGCAAGACGAACCACTTCGTAGCTGAGAGTTGCACTAAAAAGAAGAGACTGTTTTCTGTTTTTACATTTGTGAAAGATGTATTTGAGATCTTGGACAAATCCCATATCGAACATTCTGTCCGCTTCATCCAAAATCACCACTTTGATATTTTCCAAAGAGAGGCCGTGATTTTTGACAAAGTCAATGAGTCGTCCAGGAGTTGCGACAATCAGACAAGCCTTATTTCCTAACGCCTGTTCTTGGGACTTATAATCGGTTCCCCCGATGATGGTAGCCACTCCGAGGTCCGTGAACTCTAAAAGTTTTTTTGCTTCTTCGGCAATTTGGATGGTGAGTTCTCTTGTAGGTGCAAGGACTAGGGCATAAGGGAGAGCCTCCTCTTCTTCGGCAGATAAAAGCCTGTGGAGAGTGGGCAGTAAAAAAGCCATAGTCTTTCCAGTACCTGTTTGTGCAAGGCCTGTGAGGTCGTTTCCTTCCATCGCGAATGGAATGGACTTGGCTTGGATGGGGGTGAGTTCTGTGTAGCCGATTTTATCTAGGGCTTTAGAGAGTGACTCGTGAAAGGGTAATTCGTTAAATTTCATAATGGATTTCAGTGTTTTAATTTTCTGGCGATTAGTTCGATGGTATCACCATAGGCAAATTGGTTTGCATAGAGGCGATACAGCCATTCGGGGAGTTTGCCTCTAGGCCCTAAATCCCGGTAGGAGTGATACGACATAGGTCTTACATAGTTCACCTCGAAGCCAAGGATTGACAAGAGTTTTTTCAAAGAGTGAACAGAGTAGTCAAAAAAGTGGTCAGTTGGATGGGTTAAAAACCATTCCTTGGGATTGGTTTGGAAACTGGGGCCAAAACTGGAAGGAACCGCTAAATACAAATGCCCACCGGGCAAAATCCAATCCCCTAGCCTTTTCCAAATCCCTTCAATGTCTTCAATATGTTCGATGACAAAAAAGGCAGCAATGACATCAAAAGAATGTTTCCATAAAAGACTATCCACTGACAAAACAGAAGTTTGGTCTACATCGAGGCCCAGTGTGGATTTAGAATATTCCACTTCTTTCGGAGAAAGTTCGAGACCCCGTGTGTGGTAACCGGCAGTCCTTGCTTCATCCAAAAAAAAACCAGCAGCCGATCCAATTTCCAAAAGAGAACTTCCTTTTGGTTTTGCCCCCACCGATTCTAAATTGTGGAGCCTCCGTTTTGCCATACCCCGTAAGTTTGGTTCATCATCATAATAAGATTTTTTGTATTGGGACTTATACTCTTCCATAAAGTAACTGTCCCCATACTCTCTCTGTTTTGCAGGAAGATACCGAAGAACACCTGTAAGTCTGCATTCTTCATAATACTCAGGGAATTTTTTATGGGGTGAAAATTCGAATAAACTCAAAAATAAGTTCTCTTTTTGGATTCGAGAGATTTTTCATACTGAGCCCGAGCTGCCCTTTTGTTTTCATAAGCTTCCGTAAGGCTTGGGTTTAAGTCAATGGCTGTTTGGAAACTAGAAAGTGCTCTTTTAAATTCCCCATTTTTAAAATAACAAACTCCCAAATAATTATGTGCTTTGGAAGAAATGGTAGGTGTCACATCAGAGCGAGTAATGACCGTTAGTTCTTCAATCGCTTTTTCACGATCCACAAGGGAACCGGAATCAATTAAAATTTTAGAAAGAACTAACCTTGATTCCATATCTTCAGGATCGATGTGGCTTGCACGAAATGCTTCTTCTTTGGCCTTTTTAGAAAGCCCAGAGTTCCCGCTACTTGCATAATTCAGTGCCAGTTTTCTGTGAGCGAGTTTGATTTCTTTTGGGTCTTTGGAATTTTCCAAAACATAAACGAGCATCTTTTCTGCGGCCGGAAAGTTTTTGGTTTGGATGTATACGTCTGCCAGTTTCAGTCTTGCTTCATACAGTTCCGGTTTCCAAGCAATAGCTTCTTCATATTCGGCGATTGCTTCTGAATAAAATCTATTTTCTAAATAATAATCGGCAATGGCAAGTCGTGGTGGCACATGGTTCGGATCTAGGGCTTGTGACTTACGAAGGGACTCAATGGCCATTGTAGGTTTTCCGGCATGCAAATAAGTTAGGCCCAAATTGTAATATGCCGATTGGTTTTTCGGATTTAAGGAAAGTGCCCCTTCAAAAGCGGTGATACTTTCCGAATACCGTTCCATCTCATCCAAAATGATTCCAAGGTTTACATAAGCGGTTTCCGAATACGTATCTCCTGGCGTGAGGCGAATGATCCTGCGAAACAAACTTTCAGCTTCGACAAGTTCCCCTTTTTTATAATAGAGTTCCGACAAAGCAAAAAGAGAATCCACATCACTGGGTTTCAGTAACAAAGCTTTTTTTAAGGCAGTAATGGCCATATTGGTTTGGCCCATGGATAAAAAGGCATCAGCAATATAACGATAAACTTCGGGTTCGTTGGCATTGGAATCGAGGGCTTTTTGAAAGTACTTGGCCGCTTCTTCTGGCACCTTCTTTTTCAAATACACCAAACCTAAGTTATAGTAAGATTTGGCATCGTTTGTTTTCAAACGAATCACTTCTCTGAAATAAAACTCAGCCCTATCATAATCTTCTCTTTGGTAGAAGATGGTACCAAGATGGCCATAAGACAAAACGGCTGTTTGGGAATTAGGTGCCGTCTGTATTACTTTTTGGAATTCGGCAATGGCTTCTGCAATATTTCCTTGTTTCAAATAACTTATGGCTAAGTTGTATGTAAGGGTGACATCTGTGGGTGCCAAAGACTGCCCTTCTTTGTAGGCTTCGATGGCACTGGCCGGATCTCCAATCTCTTGGAATAAATTTCCTTGGAGGAGTGCCACACGGTAATCGTTCGGAGCAATTTCTTTGGCCCTTTCTGCGGCCCGTCTTGCTTCTTCAAATTTTCCCGCATGTTTGAATGCGAGAGATAAATTATAAAATGCAAAATAGTTTTTGGAATCGTATTGGATGGCTTTTTCCAATCGTTCGATCGCATTGATATAACGACCAGCTTCATCATACATCACCCCAAGAACGGTGAGGGCAATGGATTTGTCTTCGTCTGAGCCTGGTGAATTTAAAAACTCCTCACAAACATTTCCAACGCGGTTCACATAACGGTTGTGATAGGCATTGAGACAGGCCGCGAGTTTCGGATTTACGGAATCATCTGGAAGGTAAGGTTTATCCACAAGAAGGTTTAGGGCCTTTTTATCTGTGGGAAGGTTCTTTAAGGCTTTTGCGATCTCTTCTGGATTCTTTTTTTTCTCCAGATACCACCAATACCCGGCGGATAAAAATCCAAGAACGAGGGCAACTAGGAAGGACCAAAATAAAAAGGATAAAACAGGACGACGGGCCGTAGTTTCTGATTCGTAAGTGGTTTCTTTTTCACGACCCAGGTTCCGTAAGTATGGATCTTCCTGGTAATAACTTGGCTGTGAGGATTGTTCCTCTATACGAAACCGGTTTTTTTGGATGGGATCCATTCTATCTCTTACTGGGGTTTGTTCGCTACGATCTCCTTCTTATAGAAGGCATCAAGTAATCCGTTGATAAACTGTGCCGATTCGTCCGTTTCAAATTCTTTTGTGAGTTCCACCGCTTCGTTGATGACAACGGGGGCTGCAAGGAAAGGTTCCTTTTGCAAACTAAGAATTGATAAACGTAAAATACAGCGGTTGACCACGGAAATACGCGAAAGTTCCCAATTCTCCGAATACTTCTTGATTAGAGTATCGATCGCTTTTCGATTTTCGACCACTCCTTTCACAAGAAAGACAGCATAATCCTTTTCTTCACGAGTGATTTTTTTGTCATACCAATCGAATTTCATAGCCCGATCCGGATCGGTTCCGACCAGGTCAATTTGGTAGAGGCACATTAAGGCGAGACTTCGCCCGCGGTGTCTAGAACTCATCCGATCTCTTTGAAAAGATTTGCCATTTCGATGGCTGTGGTGGCTGCCTCGTATCCTTTGTTTCCTGCTTTGGTACCGGCTCTTTCGATCGCTTGTTCAATGGATTCTGTAGTGATGACTCCAAAAATCACAGGAACGGATCCGTCTGCCACTGACCCTACTTTGGCGGCTTCCCCAGAAACCAAATCATAATGAGAAGTGGCACCACGAATTACTGCCCCCAGGCATACGATGGCAGAGAATTGGTATTTTTTGGATGATAAAACTCGTTTTACGGTTTGTGGAAGTTCGAAGGCACCGGGAACATAGATGACAGTGACATCGGAATCTGCGATTCCATGTTGTCTATAGGCATCTTTGGCTCCTTTGAGTAGAGACTCGGTGATAAATTCATTGAACTTTGAAACGATGACACAATGTTTTTGTCCGTTTCCGATGCGTGTGCCTTCCAGTGTAGCTGTCATGTATCCAAAATCCTAAGGGGGTGTTATTTCGCAAGACGAATGACAAGGGTAATCTTTCCGTCTGGATTTTCTACTACTTCAAACCCGTCTCGTTCGAGAGCTTTTTTGGCTCGGTAGATTGCCAGATTCACCACATTGGTTTTGTCATCGTTCGGTTTTTGTGGTTCTTGGTGCATTTGGCCCCCCTATCCTTTTTAAGTTCGGAAGCCAAACCACCCAATCTTAAATGCCAATGACTTTACAAGGTAGAATTGTTTTCCTCTTATGTCATATAGGAAGAAAATGAAGAAAAAGAAATCTGTAAAGAAGGTCAAAAAAAGAAAACCGGTAGTCTATACCGAGAGTGACTTTATTGTAAAACCTTCCTCTATTCCTAATATTGGAATGGGACTATTCACCAAACAAACATTATACAAGGGTGATACTGTAGGTTATTACATGGGTAAAATCATTACCGATGAACAAGCGGAATCAAACAAATACGTAGACTCAAAATACCTACTTTGGATCTGTAAAGACTGGTGGATTTATGGGGAAGGAAAGGAATCGAATTACACCCGTTACATCAACCATTCTTCAAAACCCAATGCGGAACTCATCACCTCTGTCAGATGGAAAACCGCTAGGTTCAAAGTGTTAAAAACAATCCCTGCGGGAGCAGAAATTTTCTTCGATTACGGAAAAGACTACTGGGACAACGTGGACTTCAAACCGAAATAAGTTTGAGTTATGGGGCCAAAACCAATTTGGCCCAATTTCAAATAAGAATACAAATAGGACAATCTCTTAGAGGAGATCGTTATTTCCAAAAGCAGGTTTGGATGATGTTTTATGGACATCGGCAGCTTCTAAGGCTTCGACGTAACGGATCACAGAATCATCCATCCGAAACACTCCTTCACTACTCTCTTTATGGCCTAAACGGCAAACCAAAAGATTGGCGGCAAAGAAAATCAATGTAAGAACCAAGGGAAAACGAAATGCATTCGACATAAAACCCTCCGACTTAAGACTAAGCCTCCTACCCGCCTCTTCCCAGGCAAGAAATTTTTAGAAGAATTCTAATAGAAATCTTCGATTCGAATGTCGGGAAAAGCATTGTTTTCATTCTCTGCGGCCGCAAGGATTCCTTCCTCCACGGGACCGTTTAACATCCCTTCTAAAGTCAAAAAGAGATTGGCGTGCACATTGGTACGACGCACCGCATAATCGACCATAGTTCCCGTTTTCATGATAAAGGCCCAGTCGCTACTTTGTAATAATAAGAGCTCCCTTCCCATTTGTTTCAAAATCCGTTTCTGTAAATCGGTTCCCGATCCAAATTCGTGGGCCCTTTTGTGCATTCTTATGCTTAAGGAATGGATGAGAGGATAAATCCAGTCATTGGTGGAATTGAGCCATACCTCACCGTATCCATTTTCCCCCCAACTAGACATTTTCATTTCCACTGACTGGACGCGCGGAATGCCACGGGCTGCCTCCATAGGATGGGAAAGCATAATGGTGTTTTGGTTAAAATGGATTTTTTTGAAAAGAAATTCGATAAACTGCGGGCCCTCATACCACCAGTGACCATATAACTCAGCGTCGTACGGGGACACGATGATTGCTGGCTGTTTGTTTGTTTCAAATAAATGTTCCGCTTGGCGGATGCGGTTTCGTAAAAAATCTTCCGCATGGTTTCCTGCCGCCTCCATCGCCCAGTCAGGATGGTAGTATCCTTTGTCCTGAGTTTTCCCAGTGATCCGAAAGTATTTGATACTGGTATTGATCCTCACTCCATTGGAATGAAGGTATGGGGAGATATCTTCCCAAGGGAGGTCATGGCCTATGTCACGATAGTATTCCCTGTACCGGAAATCTCCTGGATACCCATCAATAGAACTCCATACTTGGTTGCTACTTTCTGGATCTCTACCGAAAGCAAAAACCCCACGCCCCACTTCCACCGGTGCATACACACCAAACTTGGGTCTCGGGCTTGCATGTGTGATTCCATGTGTGTCCACAAAGAAATACCGAAATCCTTCCCGGTCCAGTTCCTCTTCTAGTTTTTGTGTGTATCCACATTCGGAAAGCCAAATGCCTTTGGGATCCCTTCCCCAGATACGGCGGAAGGTCCGCCTACCATTCTTTAGTTGGGAACGAAAGATGGAACTTTCCGAATCATAAAAAGGTAAAAAGGCATGGGTGGCAGGACTTGTCATGGCTTCCAATTCACCTGATTCGATAAAGGGAAGAAAACTTTTTGTTAAATCACCATTCGTTTCTTCAAAGATAGATTCTGTATCTAAAAAATGTTCCAAATAACGTTTCGAAAGATAATTGAGATGTGGATCGTATGTTGTTCGTTTGGTTTCGTGTTTTGCTAAACTAATTAAATTCTTTATGTACTTTCGAAATCCATTTTGCAAATACGGATCTGTTAACATTAAAGAGAGTGTAGGTGTAAACGACATGGTGATTCGAAAACGAACCGACTCTTTTTTTAAATTTCGAAACACTCTGATAAGAGGGATGTAGGTTTCTAGGATGGCCTCGTTTAACCAGTTTTCTTCGATAAAAGGAGTCACATACCCAGGATGCCTAACAAACGGTAGGTGGGCATGTAATACAAAAACCAAATGCCCTTTTACAAAATGATTCATTACAAAAGTCCTTTTCCTGACCCCGATCCATTCCCTAAAGAGGAAGGTGCTTGGTTTAGATTTGATTGTCCTTCTGGGCCACCCGTTTTCCTAGGGTTCACAAAAAACGCAGAAGGATCTCCATCTTTAAAATAATACTCATCACTATCGGCAGACTTGGCAACAAGCCCCATCTCTATCCACTGTGGATGAATCCATTCTTTATCCAAACGAAAGGATTCGGATCCGCCCGGGAAATCTTTTCCACTTGTATGAAGAGCCGAAACTTCTTTTTTCTGAAAAGAAACAAGGATGGAAGTTTGGATTTCCCTAACGGGAAACATAAATTTCAAATAATAAGATTCTGTAAATGGAAGAAGATCATAAAATTCAATCCTTTCGCTTCCGAATATATTTTTGTATTCTACTTTCAATCGGAATTTTAATCCTTCAGTAGAAGGAGATTCTAAATCGTTCAAAACATTCTTTAGTGTTTTCTCTGAA
Proteins encoded in this region:
- a CDS encoding glycoside hydrolase family 57 protein: MNHFVKGHLVFVLHAHLPFVRHPGYVTPFIEENWLNEAILETYIPLIRVFRNLKKESVRFRITMSFTPTLSLMLTDPYLQNGFRKYIKNLISLAKHETKRTTYDPHLNYLSKRYLEHFLDTESIFEETNGDLTKSFLPFIESGELEAMTSPATHAFLPFYDSESSIFRSQLKNGRRTFRRIWGRDPKGIWLSECGYTQKLEEELDREGFRYFFVDTHGITHASPRPKFGVYAPVEVGRGVFAFGRDPESSNQVWSSIDGYPGDFRYREYYRDIGHDLPWEDISPYLHSNGVRINTSIKYFRITGKTQDKGYYHPDWAMEAAGNHAEDFLRNRIRQAEHLFETNKQPAIIVSPYDAELYGHWWYEGPQFIEFLFKKIHFNQNTIMLSHPMEAARGIPRVQSVEMKMSSWGENGYGEVWLNSTNDWIYPLIHSLSIRMHKRAHEFGSGTDLQKRILKQMGRELLLLQSSDWAFIMKTGTMVDYAVRRTNVHANLFLTLEGMLNGPVEEGILAAAENENNAFPDIRIEDFY
- a CDS encoding SET domain-containing protein — encoded protein: MKKKKSVKKVKKRKPVVYTESDFIVKPSSIPNIGMGLFTKQTLYKGDTVGYYMGKIITDEQAESNKYVDSKYLLWICKDWWIYGEGKESNYTRYINHSSKPNAELITSVRWKTARFKVLKTIPAGAEIFFDYGKDYWDNVDFKPK